The following coding sequences lie in one Anguilla anguilla isolate fAngAng1 chromosome 14, fAngAng1.pri, whole genome shotgun sequence genomic window:
- the LOC118212520 gene encoding hydroxycarboxylic acid receptor 2-like → MMANSSAPVCCAFESPILDQVLPPVLLLEFMFGLMGNSLVLWTFMFHMDTWKNNSVYLTHLAVADSVLLFCLPFRADYYMRGKNWIHGDVMCRLLLFLLACNRLAGIFFITAAAVDRYLRIVHPRNRINRMGLRYAQVVACGLWLLILTTTTYLLADKHFFFRNNRTQCESFNICMGFHPLSTWHNILYLGQFFMPGAVITFSAVCISWQLRSKIDNRARVKRAVQFVLVMALVFLVCFFPSNVTRIAVIVLKYQYNDCSYFQEVNLAFYTSVCFTYFNSMLNPVICYFSCPAFSRTFQELFYGLFGRKQSQEESAPNSNQTTNNNQEQQPQQQQQQQQQQPQQQRQCMSGIHCIS, encoded by the coding sequence ATGATGGCTAACAGCAGTGCCCCCGTTTGTTGCGCGTTCGAGTCGCCCATCCTGGATCAGGTTCTGCCGCCGGTCCTGTTGCTGGAGTTCATGTTCGGGTTGATGGGCAACTCCCTGGTGCTGTGGACCTTCATGTTTCATATGGACACCTGGAAGAATAACTCCGTTTATCTGACTCACCTGGCTGTGGCTGACTCCGTGCTGCTCTTCTGCCTGCCATTTAGGGCTGATTATTACATGCGGGGAAAGAACTGGATCCACGGCGACGTCATGTGTCGTCTCCTGCTCTTCCTATTGGCCTGCAATCGATTGGCAGGCATCTTCTTTATAACAGCCGCGGCAGTGGATCGCTACCTCAGGATTGTCCACCCGCGCAACCGGATCAACCGGATGGGGCTAAGGTACGCTCAAGTGGTGGCCTGCGGCCTCTGGCTACTCATCCTCACCACGACGACCTACCTGCTCGCAGACAAGCACTTCTTCTTCCGCAACAACAGAACCCAGTGCGAGAGTTTTAACATCTGCATGGGCTTCCACCCTCTCTCCACCTGGCACAATATCTTGTACTTGGGCCAGTTCTTCATGCCTGGCGCCGTCATCACCTTCAGCGCAGTCTGCATCTCCTGGCAGCTGAGGAGCAAGATAGACAACCGGGCTAGGGTCAAGAGGGCTGTCCAGTTTGTTCTGGTCATGGCACTGGTCTTCCTTGTTTGCTTCTTCCCCAGTAATGTCACCCGCATTGCTGTCATAGTCCTGAAATACCAGTACAATGATTGCTCATACTTCCAAGAGGTCAACCTGGCATTCTACACCTCAGTCTGCTTCACCTACTTTAACAGTATGCTCAACCCTGTCATCTGCTACTTCTCCTGCCCCGCCTTCAGCAGAACCTTCCAGGAACTCTTCTATGGACTCTTCGGGAGAAAGCAGTCTCAGGAAGAGTCGGCACCCAACAGCAACCAAACCACTAACAACAACCAAGAGCAACAaccacaacagcagcagcagcagcagcaacaacaaccacaacagcaACGACAATGTATGAGTGGTATTCACTGTATTTCATAG
- the denr gene encoding density-regulated protein, translating into MATTENAESGSAETRVERRAADSDAKYPLKVLYCGVCSLPTEYCEYMPEPAKCRQWLEKNFPDVFAKMCVENSQKQEAGDGEAPPAVEEEEKKKQKRGGRGQIKQKKKTVPQKVTIAKIPRAKKKYVTRVCGLATFDIDLKEAQRFFAQKFSCGASVTAEDEIIIQGDFTDDIIDVIQEKWPEVDDDSIDDLGEVKK; encoded by the exons ATGGCTACTACTGAAAATGCTGAATCGGGTTCAGCGGAGACTAGAGTGGAGCGCAGGGCCGCTGACTCAGATGCTAAGTACCCACTGAAAGTGCTTTACTGTGgag TCTGCTCCCTGCCAACAGAG TACTGTGAGTACATGCCTGAGCCAGCAAAATGCAGGCAGTGGCTGGAGAAGAACTTTCCAGACGTGTTCGCCAAGATGTGTGTAG AAAATAGTCAAAAGCAGGAAGCTGGAGATGGAgaggcgccccctgctgttgaggaggaggaaaagaaaaaacagaaaagag GTGGCAGAGGTCAGatcaaacagaaaaagaaaactgttccCCAGAAAGTAACGATCGCAAAAATCCCACGAGCCAAGAAGAAATATGTGACCCGGGTTTGTGGCCTGGCAACCTTTG ATATCGACCTTAAAGAAGCACAGCGGTTCTTCGCCCAGAAGTTCTCTTGCGGTGCCTCGGTGACGGCAGAGGACGAAATCATCATTCAGGGAGACTTCACAGACGACATCATCGACGTCATTCAAGAAAAGTGGCCTGAG GTGGATGATGACAGCATTGACGACCTCGGCGAGGTGAAGAAGTAG